One genomic region from Equus asinus isolate D_3611 breed Donkey unplaced genomic scaffold, EquAss-T2T_v2 contig_738, whole genome shotgun sequence encodes:
- the LOC139044260 gene encoding uncharacterized protein, producing MTGIPTPASGLGVSIPPAPEKQQRRAAEPRRPRRLEGAPPTPPPPRPESSAEAFSPKGKGCLSPPSNAPASALTPALPDAEGAEAQPPGPGRRACFTSGVQQSRFRFNAYLASASGGHHSALPAPGYHRNAPASSSSSPQLLLDPPHSSKAAAAATAAGAAETKRRRRRRRSVGPRLRQERWRGLPLPRPVVHRLPPPRRRRLLAAKTHLRWGPVAKAVYVV from the coding sequence ATGACCGGGATACCAACACCCGCCTCCGGCTTGGGAGTCTCAATCCCACCAGCTCCGGAGAAGCAACAGAGGAGGGCGGCTGAGCCGCGGCggcccaggaggctggagggagcgccccccacgccacccccaccccggcctgAGTCTAGCGCCGAAGCCTTCTCCCCAAAGGGAAAAGGATGCCTCTCGCCGCCAAGCAACGCGCCAGCCTCAGCCCTCACGCCAGCGCTTCCCGACGCAGAGGGCGCGGAGGCCCAGCCGCCAGGACCCGGGAGACGGGCTTGTTTTACCTCAGGGGTTCAGCAGTCACGGTTTCGCTTCAATGCCTACTTGGCTTCAGCGAGCGGAGGGCACCACTCTGCGCTCCCGGCGCCCGGTTACCACAGAAATGCACCGGCCTCGTCGTCGTCGTCACCGCAGCTGCTGCTGGATCCTCCCCACAGCTCGAAggccgctgccgccgccaccgccgcagGAGCCGCGGAAACAAagcgccgccgtcgccgccgccgttCTGTGGGGCCGAGGCTCAGGCAGGAGAGGTGGCGCGGCCTCCCTCTGCCGCGTCCCGTCGTCCACCGGCTCCCTCCGCCGCGGCGCAGGCGCTTATTGGCTGCGAAGACACACCTTCGTTGGGGGCCTGTTGCTAAGGCGGTCTACGTCGTTTGA